In one Gadus morhua chromosome 15, gadMor3.0, whole genome shotgun sequence genomic region, the following are encoded:
- the LOC115559787 gene encoding calpain-2 catalytic subunit, translating into MAGIASKLQHDRERSQGIGGYTRAVNYYNQDFEALKRDCLERRRLFEDESFEAVTSSLGFKDLGPNSYKVRGVKWQRPKDICRNPKFILEDATRTDICQGALGDCWLLAAIASLTLNKQVLSHVVPPNQSFEHNYAGIFHFQFWQFGKWVDVVVDDRLPTKDGELLFVHSADSSEFWSALLEKAYAKLNGCYEALSGGSTIEGFEDFTGGIAEKHDLLKAGPPLFKIIRKALDRGSLLGCSINITSAADSEAVTSRKLVKGHAYSVTGAEQVAYRGDQVQLIRVRNPWGEVEWTGRWSDNSMEWRYVGDADRDRLKKSSEDGEFWMSFSDFLCQYSMLEICNLTPDALTDTGVKKWALSEFEEGWRRGSTAGGCRNFTDSFWKNPQFVIKLEEVDDDPGEGEKGCTVIVGLMQKYKRRMRKMGDDLEFMGFAIYEMPKEFSGSRQVHMKKRFFQTKCSQARSETFTNMREVCNRFCLPPGEYLIIPSTYEPNHNADFYLRVFTEKQADFEEIDDPIKCDIEQIEVDEDDIDDRFKSLFGKLSGKDSEMSMFELQKVLNKVVMKRADIKTSGFSLTTCRNMITLLDKDGTRKLGLLEFKILWTKIEKLLILYKGKDADGNGFMSTTEMRLAVEEAGFSLSSPLHQIIVARYSEPDLTIDFDNFVCCVIRLEILFLTFKALDKDHDGRIELKPLEWLQLSMVL; encoded by the exons ATGGCTGGGATTGCCTCCAAACTACAACACGATCGAGAAAGATCCCAAGGCATTGGCGGGTACACACGGGCGGTGAACTATTACAACCAGGACTTTGAGGCGCTGAAGAGAGACTGCTTGGAACGCAGGAGGCTGTTTGAGGATGAGTCATTCGAGGCTGTGACATCTTCCTTAGGTTTTAAAGATCTTGGACCAAATTCATACAAAGTCCGTGGTGTCAAATGGCAGAGACCGAAG GATATATGCAGAAATCCGAAATTTATACTGGAAGATGCTACGAGAACTGACATTTGTCAGGGAGCACttg gcgaCTGCTGGCTCCTAGCAGCCATCGCGTCTTTGACCCTCAACAAGCAGGTTCTGTCTCACGTCGTCCCTCCCAACCAGAGCTTCGAGCACAACTACGCTGGCATCTTCCACTTCCAG TTCTGGCAGTTTGGGAAGTGGGTGGACGTGGTGGTGGACGACCGCCTGCCAACCAAGGACGGCGAGCTGCTGTTTGTCCACTCTGCTGACAGCTCAGAGTTCTGGAGCGCCCTGCTGGAGAAGGCCTACGCTAA GCTCAATGGCTGCTACGAGGCGTTGTCAGGTGGCAGTACGATTGAAGGCTTTGAGGACTTCACCGGGGGAATCGCTGAGAAACACGATCTGCTGAAGGCCGGACCCCCCCTTTTCAAGATCATCAGAAAGGCCCTGGACAGAGGCTCTCTCCTGGGCTGCAGCATCAAC ATCACCAGTGCGGCCGATTCCGAAGCGGTCACGTCTCGTAAGCTGGTCAAGGGCCACGCCTACTCGGTGACTGGAGCAGAGCAG GTGGCGTACAGAGGAGACCAGGTTCAGCTGATCCGCGTGAGGAACCCAtggggggaggtggagtggaCCGGGAGGTGGAGTGACAA TTCTATGGAGTGGCGCTATGTGGGGGACGCGGACCGAGACAGACTGAAGAAGAGCTCTGAAGACGGAGAGTTTTG GATGTCCTTTTCGGATTTCCTGTGTCAGTATTCCATGCTGGAGATCTGCAACCTCACACCCGACGCGCTCACAGACACGGGGGTGAAGAAGTGGGCCCTGTCTGAGTTTGAGGAGGGCTGGAGACGGGGCTCCACGGCGGGGGGATGCAGGAACTTCACGG ACTCTTTCTGGAAGAACCCCCAGTTCGTCATaaagctggaggaggtggatgacgacccgggtgagggggagaaggggtgcACGGTCATCGTGGGTCTGATGCAGAAGTACAAGCGGCGCATGAGGAAGATGGGAGACGACCTGGAGTTCATGGGCTTCGCCATTTATGAG ATGCCTAAAGAG TTTTCTGGGAGCAGGCAAGTGCACATGAAGAAGAGGTTCTTCCAGACCAAGTGTTCTCAGGCTCGCTCCGAGACCTTCACCAACATGCGAGAAGTTTGCAATCGCTTCTGCCTTCCTCCCGGGGAGTACCTGATCATCCCGTCCACCTACGAACCCAACCACAACGCAGACTTCTACCTGCGCGTTTTCACAGAGAAACAAGCCGATTTCGA AGAGATCGATGACCCGATTAAATGCGACATTGAACAG ATTGAGGTGGATGAAGATGATATAGATGACAGGTTTAAGAGTCTGTTTGGAAAACTCTCTGGAAAG GATTCGGAAATGTCCATGTTTGAACTGCAAAAGGTTCTCAACAAAGTGGTGATGAAGA GGGCTGATATCAAGACCTCTGGGTTTAGCTTAACTACATGTCGCAACATGATCACTCTACTGGAT AAAGACGGAACCAGAAAACTTGGCCTTCTGGAGTTTAAGATCCTGTGGACTAAGATTGAGAAACTGCTG ATTTTGTACAAGGGGAAAGACGCAGACGGAAACGGCTTCATGAGCACGACTGAAATGCGCTTGGCTGTCGAAGAGGCTG GGTTTTCCCTCAGCAGCCCCCTGCATCAAATCATCGTGGCTCGCTACAGCGAGCCAGACCTCACCATTGACTTTGACAACTTTGTCTGCTGTGTGATTCGTCTGGAGATTCTCTTCT TAACCTTCAAGGCCTTGGACAAAGACCACGATGGCAGGATAGAGCTGAAGCCTCTGGAG TGGCTGCAGTTGTCCATGGTTTTGTAG
- the cfl1l gene encoding non-muscle cofilin 1-like, whose product MTSGVRVSAEASNCIESIKIRLNKEDPRDRFKALFFTINEGEIGVDSTLQIKDVDGEDQDAYKVLKMKLQEYPACYVVYDCCYETKETEKNELIFIMWIPDHTKIKMKMLYASSKDSIKRALAACGIKHDWQINDTSDLLDQSAFLSKIGKGIIKLEGKDVKD is encoded by the exons atG ACATCAGGAGTCAGGGTCAGTGCTGAGGCAAGTAATTGCATCGAAAGCATCAAAATCCGCCTCAACAAGGAGGATCCCAGGGACCGGTTCAAGGCcttgtttttcacgatcaacgAAGGAGAGATCGGTGTGGACTCCACACTCCAGATAAAAGACGTCGATGGCGAGGACCAAGATGCCTACAAGGTGCTGAAAATGAAGCTGCAGGAGTACCCGGCTTGCTATGTTGTCTACGACTGCTGCTATGAAACCAAAGAAACTGAGAAAAACGAATTGATTTTCATCATGTG GATCCCTGATCATACCAAGATTAAAATGAAGATGTTGTATGCCAGTTCTAAAGACTCCATCAAACGGGCACTCGCAg CTTGCGGCATCAAGCACGACTGGCAGATAAACGACACCTCAGACCTCTTAGACCAGTCCGCATTTCTGAGCAAGATTGGAAAGGGAATTATCAAGCTGGAGGGGAAGGATGTAAAAGACTAG